One Desulfobulbus propionicus DSM 2032 DNA segment encodes these proteins:
- a CDS encoding tyrosine-type recombinase/integrase, which translates to MSVRPHPTKSKSEPGKWWVIDIGRGNQRERITFNGSYEEAWRYERSIRQQPDHLVEGSAPKIKDVVTLFLEWYRTENSINTVNDMRFCLDNHIIPWFGNFQPKQLTIALFNKFKADLLERGLAPVTINKNMSYLSSLLKWASEHGYCQPLAFTIPRFSKKKTTAEPVQPLTRRQLDALYECLDPEYRLLFLLMADHGLRKEEALNLQVEDIDEARKTIRVYGKGSKYRIVPFLSVRFEEELNKVLSERLEGFLVVNPATGKPYYSIRKVLTRAAKKAGLSRQVYHHLLRHTFGSLAAEAGMNPYALQRIMGHSNIETTNKIYTHVGLDFVGEEARKIREQGVGQ; encoded by the coding sequence ATGAGTGTTCGCCCCCATCCCACCAAATCAAAAAGTGAACCTGGGAAATGGTGGGTCATTGATATCGGTCGGGGCAACCAGCGGGAGCGCATCACCTTTAACGGTTCGTACGAAGAGGCCTGGAGGTATGAGCGATCCATACGGCAGCAACCCGACCACTTGGTTGAGGGATCCGCTCCCAAAATAAAGGATGTGGTGACCTTATTCCTTGAATGGTACCGGACGGAGAATTCCATTAACACGGTCAATGATATGCGGTTTTGTCTCGATAATCATATCATTCCTTGGTTCGGTAATTTCCAGCCGAAACAGTTGACCATCGCTCTGTTCAATAAATTCAAGGCGGATTTGCTTGAACGAGGTTTGGCACCTGTCACAATCAACAAGAATATGAGTTACCTTTCCAGCCTGTTGAAATGGGCTTCGGAGCACGGATACTGCCAGCCGTTGGCATTCACCATTCCCAGGTTTTCAAAAAAGAAAACAACAGCCGAACCGGTTCAGCCGTTGACCCGGCGGCAACTGGATGCGCTGTATGAATGCCTGGATCCAGAGTATCGGCTGCTTTTTCTGTTGATGGCGGACCATGGTCTCCGGAAGGAAGAGGCCCTGAATCTGCAGGTTGAAGATATCGACGAAGCGCGAAAGACGATCCGGGTTTATGGGAAGGGGAGTAAGTACAGAATCGTTCCTTTTCTGTCCGTCAGGTTTGAAGAGGAACTGAACAAAGTCCTTTCGGAACGGCTTGAAGGCTTCCTGGTCGTCAATCCGGCAACCGGAAAACCGTATTATTCAATTAGGAAGGTGTTAACCCGGGCAGCGAAAAAGGCGGGATTAAGCCGGCAGGTGTACCACCACCTGCTGCGCCATACTTTTGGATCCCTGGCGGCCGAGGCCGGGATGAACCCTTACGCGTTGCAACGGATCATGGGACACAGCAATATAGAGACAACGAACAAGATCTACACCCATGTCGGCCTCGATTTCGTCGGTGAAGAGGCCCGTAAAATTCGTGAGCAAGGGGTAGGGCAGTGA